A window of the Drosophila simulans strain w501 chromosome 2L, Prin_Dsim_3.1, whole genome shotgun sequence genome harbors these coding sequences:
- the LOC6733081 gene encoding intraflagellar transport protein 88 homolog isoform X5 yields the protein MTSKISTNGTQRLPEPVSEHEAVPPPPPTAAGRPRPPTSQLFSRGNLASSRATGGEKSGLARPSTAVRAVGYAANYGSAHQRFEQFFLEKAKQQTLSSRVAVDAMKDVNPQMKYKNLEEKIVKLLESSIVLAWQSSSNKLLNVDAKLSEALNKAKEAFSLDRTLHQFRDQHGENVYHNFDLTYAVFFNLAEQYERSEMHIEALNTYSIMAKNKMFPHVNQLKLNMGNIYYSMGIYQKAVKMYRMALDSVPKSLSQLRLKIRENIGVLFIRMGSYLDAASSFEFIMTERANIRSSIHLLLCYYALGDVEKVKLAFRRLCDVQTEAIESDTESETNIIKLQQQAEPIQQIGETDVHQSLDNGQVPGSVIRTEGGGKLNETVKFASTMKHRYVVQALKKDELAIYRNERRNAIKRSITMIVDLISPFIEDNYNDGYNWCIEIIKTSNLAWLANELELNKALVYLRQNDVHQAIETLQIYDRKSEGSMTASALTNLSFIYISLGNLEMASHCVNQLQEIGSLKNNALGLINAGIVELGSHNLILASERFERALQLQPMNFEARYNLGLVALAQNDYELAEERFELLKEQLMMPSSVQHSHVFYQLAKLQERRLESGFKSNFTPGAALQAYLQLVGISASDIDSKLFEKVGSLYELMQDHQEANQYYNEAYRINMSDIAIASSIGSYYIKLQATERALYYYERAVLADPNDPNLMLRIASCFRNSYLPPKQYLGLFQKIHAGFPDNLTCIRALMQVTKSLELGDLHERYASEYIRLQSQQKEHQSEHRNQHQRFPSAARFSNRLPSIRQSNEEHLKVLQFDPLGPPAERPKTGRPLQSTDDVDDDAEMNAEILLPI from the exons ATGACTTCTAAAATCAGTACTAACGGAACGCAAAGATTACCGGAGCCTGTTTCCGAACATGAAGCAGTTCCGCCTCCCCCACCTACGGCGGCGGGCAGACCCAGACCCCCGACTTCGCAGCTTTTTTCA CGCGGCAATCTGGCAAGCAGTAGGGCAACCGGAGGCGAAAAATCAGGTCTTGCAAGACCATCAACAGCAGTCCGGGCTGTGGGCTACGCTGCTAATTACGGGTCTGCTCATCAAAGGTTCGAACAATTTTTCCTGGAGAAGGCAAAGCAACAAACGCTCTCGTCAAGAGTCGCTGTGGATGCCATGAAAGATGTAAA CCcacaaatgaaatataaaaatctgGAGGAAAAAATTGTGAAGCTCTTGGAGTCATCTATAGTTTTGGCCTGGCAAAGCTCAtccaataaattattgaacgTGGATGCAAAATTGTCCGAGGCATTAAATAAAGCCAAAGAAGCATTCTCATTGGATAGAACATTACACCAATTTCGAGACCAGCACGGTGAAAATGTTTACCACAACTTCGATTTGACATATGCG gttttttttaatctcGCGGAGCAATACGAACGTAGTGAGATGCACATCGAAGCCCTCAATACCTACAGCattatggccaaaaacaagATGTTTCCACACGTCAATCAGCTAAAACTAAATATGGGTAACATATACTACAGCATGGGTATTTACCAAAAGGCGGTTAAAATGTACCGCATGGCCCTTGATTCTGTACCAAAGAGCTTAAGTCAGTTAAGGCTAAAGATCCGTGAAAACATTGGAGTCCTTTTTATTCGCATGGGCTCTTATTTAGATGCTGCTTCTAGCTTTGAGTTCATCATGACGGAGCGGGCAAACATTAGAAGTAGCATTCACCTCTTACTCTGCTACTACGCCTTGGGCGATGTGGAGAAGGTAAAGTTGGCCTTTCGGAGACTTTGCGATGTCCAAACCGAAGCAATAGAATCGGATACGGAGAGTGAGACAAATATCATTAAACTTCAACAGCAGGCTGAGCCAATTCAACAAATTGGAGAAACCGACGTGCACCAGTCTTTAGACAACGGACAAGTCCCGGGCTCGGTTATTAGGACAGAAGGTGGCGGTAAACTGAACGAGACCGTGAAGTTTGCATCCACAATGAAACATCGTTATGTTGTCCAAGCACTTAAGAAAGACGAGTTGGCCATATATAGAAATGAACGTCGTAATGCCATTAAACGATCTATTACAATGATTGTAGACTTAATATCACCTTTCATCGAAGATAATTACAACGATG gGTATAATTGGTGCATTGAGATCATCAAAACTTCAAATCTTGCATGGTTGGCCAACGAACTTGAACTCAACAAAGCCTTAGTATATCTCCGACAAAATGACGTTCATCAAGCAATTGAGACGTTACAAATTTACGATCGTAAGAGTGAGGGATCCATGACCGCCAGCGCTCTGACCAACctgagttttatttatattagt TTAGGCAACCTAGAAATGGCCTCCCATTGCGTTAACCAGTTACAAGAAATCGGATCGCTAAAAAACAATGCGTTAGGTTTGATCAACGCCGGCATAGTGGAATTGGGCTCGCACAACCTAATACTAGCAAGCGAACGGTTTGAGAGAGCTCTGCAACTACAGCCGATGAACTTTGAAGCCAGGTACAATCTTGGCCTAGTGGCATTGGCGCAGAATGATTATGAACTAGCCGAGGAACGTTTTGAGTTGCTAAAGGAACAACTTATGATGCCCAGCTCAGTTCAGCACAGTCATGTATTTTATCAGCTTGCCAAGCTGCAGGAGCGCAGGTTGGAAAGCGGATTCAAATCTAATTTTACGCCAGGAGCGGCTCTTCAGGCCTACCTTCAGCTAGTTGGCATTTCTGCCTCTGACATCGATTCAAAGCTGTTTGAAAAGGTCGGCTCGCTTTACGAGCTGATGCAAGACCATCAAGAAGCAAATCAGTACTATAACGAGGCGTACCGCATAAACATGAGCGACATCGCAATCGCAAGCTCAATCGGTTCATATTACATCAAGCTTCAGGCCACGGAACGGGCACTTTATTACTATGAAAGAGCGGTCTTAGCCGATCCTAATGATCCCAACCTAATGTTACGTATTGCCAGCTGCTTTCGCAACTCATATCTCCCTCCGAAACAATACCTGGGCCTTTTTCAAAAGATACACGCAGGATTTCCAGACAACCTAACTTGCATACGGGCTCTTATGCAAGTTACTAAGTCACTGGAATTAGGGGACCTGCATGAGAGGTATGCATCGGAATATATCCGTCTGCAAAGCCAGCAGAAGGAACATCAGAGCGAGCATCGAAACCAGCATCAGCGATTCCCTTCAGCGGCTAGGTTTAGCAACCGCTTGCCAT CTATCAGACAGTCAAATGAAGAACACTTGAAAG TTCTGCAGTTTGATCCTTTGGGACCTCCCGCCGAACGTCCCAAAACTGGACGACCACTACAAAGCACAGACGATGTTGATGACGACGCGGAAATGAATGCCGAAATCTTATTGCCTATTTGA
- the LOC6733081 gene encoding intraflagellar transport protein 88 homolog isoform X2, which yields MTSKISTNGTQRLPEPVSEHEAVPPPPPTAAGRPRPPTSQLFSRGNLASSRATGGEKSGLARPSTAVRAVGYAANYGSAHQRFEQFFLEKAKQQTLSSRVAVDAMKDVNPQMKYKNLEEKIVKLLESSIVLAWQSSSNKLLNVDAKLSEALNKAKEAFSLDRTLHQFRDQHGENVYHNFDLTYAVFFNLAEQYERSEMHIEALNTYSIMAKNKMFPHVNQLKLNMGNIYYSMGIYQKAVKMYRMALDSVPKSLSQLRLKIRENIGVLFIRMGSYLDAASSFEFIMTERANIRSSIHLLLCYYALGDVEKVKLAFRRLCDVQTEAIESDTESETNIIKLQQQAEPIQQIGETDVHQSLDNGQVPGSVIRTEGGGKLNETVKFASTMKHRYVVQALKKDELAIYRNERRNAIKRSITMIVDLISPFIEDNYNDGYNWCIEIIKTSNLAWLANELELNKALVYLRQNDVHQAIETLQIYDRKSEGSMTASALTNLSFIYISLGNLEMASHCVNQLQEIGSLKNNALGLINAGIVELGSHNLILASERFERALQLQPMNFEARYNLGLVALAQNDYELAEERFELLKEQLMMPSSVQHSHVFYQLAKLQERRLESGFKSNFTPGAALQAYLQLVGISASDIDSKLFEKVGSLYELMQDHQEANQYYNEAYRINMSDIAIASSIGSYYIKLQATERALYYYERAVLADPNDPNLMLRIASCFRNSYLPPKQYLGLFQKIHAGFPDNLTCIRALMQVTKSLELGDLHERYASEYIRLQSQQKEHQSEHRNQHQRFPSAARFSNRLPSIRQSNEEHLKGGEHINSVAPTHSPYTSILQFDPLGPPAERPKTGRPLQSTDDVDDDAEMNAEILLPI from the exons ATGACTTCTAAAATCAGTACTAACGGAACGCAAAGATTACCGGAGCCTGTTTCCGAACATGAAGCAGTTCCGCCTCCCCCACCTACGGCGGCGGGCAGACCCAGACCCCCGACTTCGCAGCTTTTTTCA CGCGGCAATCTGGCAAGCAGTAGGGCAACCGGAGGCGAAAAATCAGGTCTTGCAAGACCATCAACAGCAGTCCGGGCTGTGGGCTACGCTGCTAATTACGGGTCTGCTCATCAAAGGTTCGAACAATTTTTCCTGGAGAAGGCAAAGCAACAAACGCTCTCGTCAAGAGTCGCTGTGGATGCCATGAAAGATGTAAA CCcacaaatgaaatataaaaatctgGAGGAAAAAATTGTGAAGCTCTTGGAGTCATCTATAGTTTTGGCCTGGCAAAGCTCAtccaataaattattgaacgTGGATGCAAAATTGTCCGAGGCATTAAATAAAGCCAAAGAAGCATTCTCATTGGATAGAACATTACACCAATTTCGAGACCAGCACGGTGAAAATGTTTACCACAACTTCGATTTGACATATGCG gttttttttaatctcGCGGAGCAATACGAACGTAGTGAGATGCACATCGAAGCCCTCAATACCTACAGCattatggccaaaaacaagATGTTTCCACACGTCAATCAGCTAAAACTAAATATGGGTAACATATACTACAGCATGGGTATTTACCAAAAGGCGGTTAAAATGTACCGCATGGCCCTTGATTCTGTACCAAAGAGCTTAAGTCAGTTAAGGCTAAAGATCCGTGAAAACATTGGAGTCCTTTTTATTCGCATGGGCTCTTATTTAGATGCTGCTTCTAGCTTTGAGTTCATCATGACGGAGCGGGCAAACATTAGAAGTAGCATTCACCTCTTACTCTGCTACTACGCCTTGGGCGATGTGGAGAAGGTAAAGTTGGCCTTTCGGAGACTTTGCGATGTCCAAACCGAAGCAATAGAATCGGATACGGAGAGTGAGACAAATATCATTAAACTTCAACAGCAGGCTGAGCCAATTCAACAAATTGGAGAAACCGACGTGCACCAGTCTTTAGACAACGGACAAGTCCCGGGCTCGGTTATTAGGACAGAAGGTGGCGGTAAACTGAACGAGACCGTGAAGTTTGCATCCACAATGAAACATCGTTATGTTGTCCAAGCACTTAAGAAAGACGAGTTGGCCATATATAGAAATGAACGTCGTAATGCCATTAAACGATCTATTACAATGATTGTAGACTTAATATCACCTTTCATCGAAGATAATTACAACGATG gGTATAATTGGTGCATTGAGATCATCAAAACTTCAAATCTTGCATGGTTGGCCAACGAACTTGAACTCAACAAAGCCTTAGTATATCTCCGACAAAATGACGTTCATCAAGCAATTGAGACGTTACAAATTTACGATCGTAAGAGTGAGGGATCCATGACCGCCAGCGCTCTGACCAACctgagttttatttatattagt TTAGGCAACCTAGAAATGGCCTCCCATTGCGTTAACCAGTTACAAGAAATCGGATCGCTAAAAAACAATGCGTTAGGTTTGATCAACGCCGGCATAGTGGAATTGGGCTCGCACAACCTAATACTAGCAAGCGAACGGTTTGAGAGAGCTCTGCAACTACAGCCGATGAACTTTGAAGCCAGGTACAATCTTGGCCTAGTGGCATTGGCGCAGAATGATTATGAACTAGCCGAGGAACGTTTTGAGTTGCTAAAGGAACAACTTATGATGCCCAGCTCAGTTCAGCACAGTCATGTATTTTATCAGCTTGCCAAGCTGCAGGAGCGCAGGTTGGAAAGCGGATTCAAATCTAATTTTACGCCAGGAGCGGCTCTTCAGGCCTACCTTCAGCTAGTTGGCATTTCTGCCTCTGACATCGATTCAAAGCTGTTTGAAAAGGTCGGCTCGCTTTACGAGCTGATGCAAGACCATCAAGAAGCAAATCAGTACTATAACGAGGCGTACCGCATAAACATGAGCGACATCGCAATCGCAAGCTCAATCGGTTCATATTACATCAAGCTTCAGGCCACGGAACGGGCACTTTATTACTATGAAAGAGCGGTCTTAGCCGATCCTAATGATCCCAACCTAATGTTACGTATTGCCAGCTGCTTTCGCAACTCATATCTCCCTCCGAAACAATACCTGGGCCTTTTTCAAAAGATACACGCAGGATTTCCAGACAACCTAACTTGCATACGGGCTCTTATGCAAGTTACTAAGTCACTGGAATTAGGGGACCTGCATGAGAGGTATGCATCGGAATATATCCGTCTGCAAAGCCAGCAGAAGGAACATCAGAGCGAGCATCGAAACCAGCATCAGCGATTCCCTTCAGCGGCTAGGTTTAGCAACCGCTTGCCAT CTATCAGACAGTCAAATGAAGAACACTTGAAAGGTGGTGAGCATATTAATAGCGTAGCTCCTACCCACAGCCCCTACACGTCCA TTCTGCAGTTTGATCCTTTGGGACCTCCCGCCGAACGTCCCAAAACTGGACGACCACTACAAAGCACAGACGATGTTGATGACGACGCGGAAATGAATGCCGAAATCTTATTGCCTATTTGA
- the LOC6733081 gene encoding intraflagellar transport protein 88 homolog isoform X4 has translation MTSKISTNGTQRLPEPVSEHEAVPPPPPTAAGRPRPPTSQLFSRGNLASSRATGGEKSGLARPSTAVRAVGYAANYGSAHQRFEQFFLEKAKQQTLSSRVAVDAMKDVNPQMKYKNLEEKIVKLLESSIVLAWQSSSNKLLNVDAKLSEALNKAKEAFSLDRTLHQFRDQHGENVYHNFDLTYAVFFNLAEQYERSEMHIEALNTYSIMAKNKMFPHVNQLKLNMGNIYYSMGIYQKAVKMYRMALDSVPKSLSQLRLKIRENIGVLFIRMGSYLDAASSFEFIMTERANIRSSIHLLLCYYALGDVEKVKLAFRRLCDVQTEAIESDTESETNIIKLQQQAEPIQQIGETDVHQSLDNGQVPGSVIRTEGGGKLNETVKFASTMKHRYVVQALKKDELAIYRNERRNAIKRSITMIVDLISPFIEDNYNDGYNWCIEIIKTSNLAWLANELELNKALVYLRQNDVHQAIETLQIYDRKSEGSMTASALTNLSFIYISLGNLEMASHCVNQLQEIGSLKNNALGLINAGIVELGSHNLILASERFERALQLQPMNFEARYNLGLVALAQNDYELAEERFELLKEQLMMPSSVQHSHVFYQLAKLQERRLESGFKSNFTPGAALQAYLQLVGISASDIDSKLFEKVGSLYELMQDHQEANQYYNEAYRINMSDIAIASSIGSYYIKLQATERALYYYERAVLADPNDPNLMLRIASCFRNSYLPPKQYLGLFQKIHAGFPDNLTCIRALMQVTKSLELGDLHERYASEYIRLQSQQKEHQSEHRNQHQRFPSAARFSNRLPSIRQSNEEHLKGVLQFDPLGPPAERPKTGRPLQSTDDVDDDAEMNAEILLPI, from the exons ATGACTTCTAAAATCAGTACTAACGGAACGCAAAGATTACCGGAGCCTGTTTCCGAACATGAAGCAGTTCCGCCTCCCCCACCTACGGCGGCGGGCAGACCCAGACCCCCGACTTCGCAGCTTTTTTCA CGCGGCAATCTGGCAAGCAGTAGGGCAACCGGAGGCGAAAAATCAGGTCTTGCAAGACCATCAACAGCAGTCCGGGCTGTGGGCTACGCTGCTAATTACGGGTCTGCTCATCAAAGGTTCGAACAATTTTTCCTGGAGAAGGCAAAGCAACAAACGCTCTCGTCAAGAGTCGCTGTGGATGCCATGAAAGATGTAAA CCcacaaatgaaatataaaaatctgGAGGAAAAAATTGTGAAGCTCTTGGAGTCATCTATAGTTTTGGCCTGGCAAAGCTCAtccaataaattattgaacgTGGATGCAAAATTGTCCGAGGCATTAAATAAAGCCAAAGAAGCATTCTCATTGGATAGAACATTACACCAATTTCGAGACCAGCACGGTGAAAATGTTTACCACAACTTCGATTTGACATATGCG gttttttttaatctcGCGGAGCAATACGAACGTAGTGAGATGCACATCGAAGCCCTCAATACCTACAGCattatggccaaaaacaagATGTTTCCACACGTCAATCAGCTAAAACTAAATATGGGTAACATATACTACAGCATGGGTATTTACCAAAAGGCGGTTAAAATGTACCGCATGGCCCTTGATTCTGTACCAAAGAGCTTAAGTCAGTTAAGGCTAAAGATCCGTGAAAACATTGGAGTCCTTTTTATTCGCATGGGCTCTTATTTAGATGCTGCTTCTAGCTTTGAGTTCATCATGACGGAGCGGGCAAACATTAGAAGTAGCATTCACCTCTTACTCTGCTACTACGCCTTGGGCGATGTGGAGAAGGTAAAGTTGGCCTTTCGGAGACTTTGCGATGTCCAAACCGAAGCAATAGAATCGGATACGGAGAGTGAGACAAATATCATTAAACTTCAACAGCAGGCTGAGCCAATTCAACAAATTGGAGAAACCGACGTGCACCAGTCTTTAGACAACGGACAAGTCCCGGGCTCGGTTATTAGGACAGAAGGTGGCGGTAAACTGAACGAGACCGTGAAGTTTGCATCCACAATGAAACATCGTTATGTTGTCCAAGCACTTAAGAAAGACGAGTTGGCCATATATAGAAATGAACGTCGTAATGCCATTAAACGATCTATTACAATGATTGTAGACTTAATATCACCTTTCATCGAAGATAATTACAACGATG gGTATAATTGGTGCATTGAGATCATCAAAACTTCAAATCTTGCATGGTTGGCCAACGAACTTGAACTCAACAAAGCCTTAGTATATCTCCGACAAAATGACGTTCATCAAGCAATTGAGACGTTACAAATTTACGATCGTAAGAGTGAGGGATCCATGACCGCCAGCGCTCTGACCAACctgagttttatttatattagt TTAGGCAACCTAGAAATGGCCTCCCATTGCGTTAACCAGTTACAAGAAATCGGATCGCTAAAAAACAATGCGTTAGGTTTGATCAACGCCGGCATAGTGGAATTGGGCTCGCACAACCTAATACTAGCAAGCGAACGGTTTGAGAGAGCTCTGCAACTACAGCCGATGAACTTTGAAGCCAGGTACAATCTTGGCCTAGTGGCATTGGCGCAGAATGATTATGAACTAGCCGAGGAACGTTTTGAGTTGCTAAAGGAACAACTTATGATGCCCAGCTCAGTTCAGCACAGTCATGTATTTTATCAGCTTGCCAAGCTGCAGGAGCGCAGGTTGGAAAGCGGATTCAAATCTAATTTTACGCCAGGAGCGGCTCTTCAGGCCTACCTTCAGCTAGTTGGCATTTCTGCCTCTGACATCGATTCAAAGCTGTTTGAAAAGGTCGGCTCGCTTTACGAGCTGATGCAAGACCATCAAGAAGCAAATCAGTACTATAACGAGGCGTACCGCATAAACATGAGCGACATCGCAATCGCAAGCTCAATCGGTTCATATTACATCAAGCTTCAGGCCACGGAACGGGCACTTTATTACTATGAAAGAGCGGTCTTAGCCGATCCTAATGATCCCAACCTAATGTTACGTATTGCCAGCTGCTTTCGCAACTCATATCTCCCTCCGAAACAATACCTGGGCCTTTTTCAAAAGATACACGCAGGATTTCCAGACAACCTAACTTGCATACGGGCTCTTATGCAAGTTACTAAGTCACTGGAATTAGGGGACCTGCATGAGAGGTATGCATCGGAATATATCCGTCTGCAAAGCCAGCAGAAGGAACATCAGAGCGAGCATCGAAACCAGCATCAGCGATTCCCTTCAGCGGCTAGGTTTAGCAACCGCTTGCCAT CTATCAGACAGTCAAATGAAGAACACTTGAAAGGTG TTCTGCAGTTTGATCCTTTGGGACCTCCCGCCGAACGTCCCAAAACTGGACGACCACTACAAAGCACAGACGATGTTGATGACGACGCGGAAATGAATGCCGAAATCTTATTGCCTATTTGA
- the LOC6733081 gene encoding intraflagellar transport protein 88 homolog isoform X3, which translates to MTSKISTNGTQRLPEPVSEHEAVPPPPPTAAGRPRPPTSQLFSRGNLASSRATGGEKSGLARPSTAVRAVGYAANYGSAHQRFEQFFLEKAKQQTLSSRVAVDAMKDVNPQMKYKNLEEKIVKLLESSIVLAWQSSSNKLLNVDAKLSEALNKAKEAFSLDRTLHQFRDQHGENVYHNFDLTYAVFFNLAEQYERSEMHIEALNTYSIMAKNKMFPHVNQLKLNMGNIYYSMGIYQKAVKMYRMALDSVPKSLSQLRLKIRENIGVLFIRMGSYLDAASSFEFIMTERANIRSSIHLLLCYYALGDVEKVKLAFRRLCDVQTEAIESDTESETNIIKLQQQAEPIQQIGETDVHQSLDNGQVPGSVIRTEGGGKLNETVKFASTMKHRYVVQALKKDELAIYRNERRNAIKRSITMIVDLISPFIEDNYNDGYNWCIEIIKTSNLAWLANELELNKALVYLRQNDVHQAIETLQIYDRKSEGSMTASALTNLSFIYISLGNLEMASHCVNQLQEIGSLKNNALGLINAGIVELGSHNLILASERFERALQLQPMNFEARYNLGLVALAQNDYELAEERFELLKEQLMMPSSVQHSHVFYQLAKLQERRLESGFKSNFTPGAALQAYLQLVGISASDIDSKLFEKVGSLYELMQDHQEANQYYNEAYRINMSDIAIASSIGSYYIKLQATERALYYYERAVLADPNDPNLMLRIASCFRNSYLPPKQYLGLFQKIHAGFPDNLTCIRALMQVTKSLELGDLHERYASEYIRLQSQQKEHQSEHRNQHQRFPSAARFSNRLPSIRQSNEEHLKGGEHINSVAPTHSPYTSNKFCSLILWDLPPNVPKLDDHYKAQTMLMTTRK; encoded by the exons ATGACTTCTAAAATCAGTACTAACGGAACGCAAAGATTACCGGAGCCTGTTTCCGAACATGAAGCAGTTCCGCCTCCCCCACCTACGGCGGCGGGCAGACCCAGACCCCCGACTTCGCAGCTTTTTTCA CGCGGCAATCTGGCAAGCAGTAGGGCAACCGGAGGCGAAAAATCAGGTCTTGCAAGACCATCAACAGCAGTCCGGGCTGTGGGCTACGCTGCTAATTACGGGTCTGCTCATCAAAGGTTCGAACAATTTTTCCTGGAGAAGGCAAAGCAACAAACGCTCTCGTCAAGAGTCGCTGTGGATGCCATGAAAGATGTAAA CCcacaaatgaaatataaaaatctgGAGGAAAAAATTGTGAAGCTCTTGGAGTCATCTATAGTTTTGGCCTGGCAAAGCTCAtccaataaattattgaacgTGGATGCAAAATTGTCCGAGGCATTAAATAAAGCCAAAGAAGCATTCTCATTGGATAGAACATTACACCAATTTCGAGACCAGCACGGTGAAAATGTTTACCACAACTTCGATTTGACATATGCG gttttttttaatctcGCGGAGCAATACGAACGTAGTGAGATGCACATCGAAGCCCTCAATACCTACAGCattatggccaaaaacaagATGTTTCCACACGTCAATCAGCTAAAACTAAATATGGGTAACATATACTACAGCATGGGTATTTACCAAAAGGCGGTTAAAATGTACCGCATGGCCCTTGATTCTGTACCAAAGAGCTTAAGTCAGTTAAGGCTAAAGATCCGTGAAAACATTGGAGTCCTTTTTATTCGCATGGGCTCTTATTTAGATGCTGCTTCTAGCTTTGAGTTCATCATGACGGAGCGGGCAAACATTAGAAGTAGCATTCACCTCTTACTCTGCTACTACGCCTTGGGCGATGTGGAGAAGGTAAAGTTGGCCTTTCGGAGACTTTGCGATGTCCAAACCGAAGCAATAGAATCGGATACGGAGAGTGAGACAAATATCATTAAACTTCAACAGCAGGCTGAGCCAATTCAACAAATTGGAGAAACCGACGTGCACCAGTCTTTAGACAACGGACAAGTCCCGGGCTCGGTTATTAGGACAGAAGGTGGCGGTAAACTGAACGAGACCGTGAAGTTTGCATCCACAATGAAACATCGTTATGTTGTCCAAGCACTTAAGAAAGACGAGTTGGCCATATATAGAAATGAACGTCGTAATGCCATTAAACGATCTATTACAATGATTGTAGACTTAATATCACCTTTCATCGAAGATAATTACAACGATG gGTATAATTGGTGCATTGAGATCATCAAAACTTCAAATCTTGCATGGTTGGCCAACGAACTTGAACTCAACAAAGCCTTAGTATATCTCCGACAAAATGACGTTCATCAAGCAATTGAGACGTTACAAATTTACGATCGTAAGAGTGAGGGATCCATGACCGCCAGCGCTCTGACCAACctgagttttatttatattagt TTAGGCAACCTAGAAATGGCCTCCCATTGCGTTAACCAGTTACAAGAAATCGGATCGCTAAAAAACAATGCGTTAGGTTTGATCAACGCCGGCATAGTGGAATTGGGCTCGCACAACCTAATACTAGCAAGCGAACGGTTTGAGAGAGCTCTGCAACTACAGCCGATGAACTTTGAAGCCAGGTACAATCTTGGCCTAGTGGCATTGGCGCAGAATGATTATGAACTAGCCGAGGAACGTTTTGAGTTGCTAAAGGAACAACTTATGATGCCCAGCTCAGTTCAGCACAGTCATGTATTTTATCAGCTTGCCAAGCTGCAGGAGCGCAGGTTGGAAAGCGGATTCAAATCTAATTTTACGCCAGGAGCGGCTCTTCAGGCCTACCTTCAGCTAGTTGGCATTTCTGCCTCTGACATCGATTCAAAGCTGTTTGAAAAGGTCGGCTCGCTTTACGAGCTGATGCAAGACCATCAAGAAGCAAATCAGTACTATAACGAGGCGTACCGCATAAACATGAGCGACATCGCAATCGCAAGCTCAATCGGTTCATATTACATCAAGCTTCAGGCCACGGAACGGGCACTTTATTACTATGAAAGAGCGGTCTTAGCCGATCCTAATGATCCCAACCTAATGTTACGTATTGCCAGCTGCTTTCGCAACTCATATCTCCCTCCGAAACAATACCTGGGCCTTTTTCAAAAGATACACGCAGGATTTCCAGACAACCTAACTTGCATACGGGCTCTTATGCAAGTTACTAAGTCACTGGAATTAGGGGACCTGCATGAGAGGTATGCATCGGAATATATCCGTCTGCAAAGCCAGCAGAAGGAACATCAGAGCGAGCATCGAAACCAGCATCAGCGATTCCCTTCAGCGGCTAGGTTTAGCAACCGCTTGCCAT CTATCAGACAGTCAAATGAAGAACACTTGAAAGGTGGTGAGCATATTAATAGCGTAGCTCCTACCCACAGCCCCTACACGTCCAATAAA TTCTGCAGTTTGATCCTTTGGGACCTCCCGCCGAACGTCCCAAAACTGGACGACCACTACAAAGCACAGACGATGTTGATGACGACGCGGAAATGA